DNA from Acidimicrobiales bacterium:
GCCGGCGCGACGGCGCGGAGTTCGGTCAGCGCGTCGAGGACCGAGCCGTCACCCATGGTCACGTCGGCGACGATGACGTCGGGCGCGAGTGTGGCGGCGACGGCGAGCAACTCTTGGCAGGACGCGGCGCGTCCGACCACTTCGATGTCGCCTTCGACCGACAGGCGCGCCACGACGCCCGTCAGCATCAGCGGATGGTCGTCGGCGACGATTACGCGCAGCACGGCAACCGCACTACGAACGTGGCGCCCCCGCCGGGCGTCGGGAGGTGATCGACGGTGCCGTCGTGGGCGTGCACGACTTGCCGCGTGATGAACAGGCCGAGGCCGGTGCCCTGCGGGCGCGGCCCGTCGCCCGTCGGCGCGATGCGGACGAAGCGCTCGAAGAGCCGGTGCGTCTGGTCGGCGGGGATGCCGGGGCCGTGATCGCTCACCTTCAGGAGTGCGTTCGTGCCCTCACGAGTGAGACACACCTCCACGGGACCGGCCGAGTACTTCAACGCGTTGGTCACAAGGTTGGTGACGACCTGCCCGATACGGTCGGCGTCGCCGCGCAGGTCGACGCCCGGCTCCACCGCGATGCACACCCGCTCGCACTGCGCGCCGGCGGCGGCACCGGCCGCCGACGCGACGACGGCACCCACGTCGCTGATCCGACGCATCTCGCACGGGAACGTGCCGTGACCGCCGCGGCTGGCGTCGACGAGGTCGCTGGTGAGGCGCCCGAGGCGGCGCGCGTCCTGGGCGATTCCCGCCGCCAGCTCGCGCGCCTCGTCGGGGTCCATGGTGGTGCCGTGGTCGCGCAGCACCGCGGCCGCGGTGCCGATCGCGCCGAGGGGCGAGCGCACCTCGTGGCCCACTTGGGCGAAGAAGCCGTCGCGCACGTCGTCGAGTTCCTGCAGACGCGTGCTCGTGTTCTCGAGTTCGGTGACGAGCTGCTCGTTGCGCAGTGCCTGGCGCAACAGGCGGGCCGCCACGAACGCCAGCAGGAGGATGCGCAGCAACAGCCGCACCACGGGTTCGTACGACCCCGACGCCGACGGGTCGTCGAGACCGAAGTCGATCGGC
Protein-coding regions in this window:
- a CDS encoding HAMP domain-containing sensor histidine kinase; protein product: MNQLSRSERVTLAIVAIAVLAGGIAPSAAPRSLGTALMYDAAVLASATFALAGALRLPAERRRDWWFMPVAVTLLFGGDVIRDIYIHALHRSAPLPSVADAFSLAAYPLLLVGLLHLVRTRTAADRVGAALDVGTLAMAMALLVWEPLLVGSGRSLAGSLVAGAYPVFDVVLVGFAAILVGARRTAQSTMLLLGGGGALFIADLTHLVLSSTGDLATDGFSRALLVAGVFLLAASPWLDTAADAQPAPRRRPRAIAATVLVMAALVALPIDFGLDDPSASGSYEPVVRLLLRILLLAFVAARLLRQALRNEQLVTELENTSTRLQELDDVRDGFFAQVGHEVRSPLGAIGTAAAVLRDHGTTMDPDEARELAAGIAQDARRLGRLTSDLVDASRGGHGTFPCEMRRISDVGAVVASAAGAAAGAQCERVCIAVEPGVDLRGDADRIGQVVTNLVTNALKYSAGPVEVCLTREGTNALLKVSDHGPGIPADQTHRLFERFVRIAPTGDGPRPQGTGLGLFITRQVVHAHDGTVDHLPTPGGGATFVVRLPCCA